One stretch of Streptococcus australis DNA includes these proteins:
- a CDS encoding ABC transporter substrate-binding protein — protein sequence MKKTLSILLVTVATLTMAACGNTTTEKATTQSSTETSQKASTETTYPLTVKTYDAKGNEVEQVFDKAPEKVITNNLSTTEILLELGLKDKIAGMLNPDNAVTGKYKDAIATIPQIGDKKTVSQETVLSYEPDAVMGRNMMFSEKSLGTVSAWNENKIPVYTQKASLSTIQQDLGNIVEDVKNLGMIFNVQDKANEYAAQLQAKIDAVKKANPTSQGEKKKALIMVAYNDETFGAYKSALQESLLNQLGYTNVATGTSGLTLENLVSMDPELIIYVTSDRNKKLDANAVELMKKNTVLENVPAIKNQKIMTISYDELMDYGPAVIDSLEKINDFINK from the coding sequence ATGAAAAAAACACTAAGCATTTTACTCGTAACAGTGGCTACCCTAACCATGGCAGCTTGTGGTAATACTACTACAGAAAAAGCTACTACACAGTCTAGCACAGAAACAAGTCAAAAGGCCAGCACAGAGACGACTTATCCGCTAACGGTCAAGACCTATGATGCTAAGGGAAATGAAGTCGAACAAGTCTTTGACAAGGCACCTGAAAAAGTTATCACCAACAATCTTTCAACTACTGAAATCTTGTTAGAGTTAGGCTTGAAGGATAAAATTGCTGGCATGCTCAACCCTGACAATGCTGTAACAGGTAAATACAAAGACGCGATTGCGACGATTCCTCAAATTGGGGATAAAAAAACAGTCTCTCAAGAGACAGTCCTTTCTTATGAGCCAGATGCGGTGATGGGTCGAAACATGATGTTTTCTGAAAAATCCTTGGGAACAGTTAGCGCTTGGAATGAAAATAAAATCCCAGTCTATACGCAAAAAGCTTCTCTCTCAACGATTCAGCAAGATTTGGGAAATATCGTAGAAGATGTCAAAAATCTTGGAATGATTTTCAATGTTCAGGACAAGGCTAATGAATACGCAGCCCAATTACAAGCTAAAATTGACGCTGTTAAGAAAGCAAACCCAACAAGCCAAGGTGAAAAGAAAAAGGCTTTGATTATGGTTGCTTATAATGACGAAACCTTTGGTGCCTACAAGTCTGCTTTGCAAGAAAGCTTGTTGAACCAACTTGGTTATACTAACGTTGCAACGGGAACATCAGGCTTGACCTTGGAAAATCTCGTGTCAATGGATCCTGAGTTGATTATCTATGTAACTAGCGACCGTAATAAAAAATTGGATGCCAACGCAGTAGAGTTGATGAAGAAAAATACTGTTTTGGAAAACGTTCCTGCAATTAAGAATCAAAAAATCATGACTATCTCTTACGATGAGTTGATGGATTATGGTCCAGCAGTGATTGATTCCCTTGAGAAAATCAATGACTTTATCAATAAATAA
- a CDS encoding ABC transporter ATP-binding protein: MDLICQDVHFGLGEKKILKGVSLKVEGHQFHTILGPNGSGKTSLLKLLYRQEKADKGLISLDGKPLEHWSLKETAKQMAVVTQFNQLQFDCTVEEIVLLGRTPHLSFLEKERERDFTLVQDALDKVDMLEKKTRLYSSLSGGEKQRVLLARALAQEPTLLLLDEPTNHLDIKYQLDLLAIVKNLKVNVLAVLHDIQLACRYSDYLYLMKEGEILYQGTPKETITPESLQTVYGVQSQVTWTEDQQAMIHYL; this comes from the coding sequence ATGGACTTGATTTGTCAGGATGTCCACTTTGGATTAGGAGAGAAAAAAATCCTCAAAGGAGTTTCTCTTAAGGTTGAGGGGCATCAATTTCACACGATACTAGGGCCAAATGGAAGTGGAAAAACCAGCTTGCTTAAACTCCTCTATCGTCAGGAAAAGGCAGACAAAGGCTTGATAAGCTTAGATGGAAAGCCACTGGAGCATTGGTCACTCAAAGAAACAGCCAAGCAAATGGCAGTTGTAACCCAGTTTAATCAATTGCAGTTTGATTGTACAGTTGAGGAAATTGTCTTGCTGGGAAGAACCCCCCACCTTTCTTTTTTAGAGAAGGAAAGGGAAAGGGATTTTACGCTCGTTCAAGATGCCCTCGATAAGGTGGATATGCTCGAGAAGAAAACTCGTCTCTATTCGTCCCTGTCAGGGGGGGAGAAACAACGAGTCTTATTAGCCCGCGCCTTGGCGCAAGAACCGACTCTCTTGCTCCTGGATGAACCTACCAATCACCTGGATATCAAGTACCAGTTAGACTTGTTGGCCATTGTAAAGAATCTCAAAGTCAATGTTCTAGCTGTCCTGCATGATATTCAACTTGCTTGTCGCTATTCGGATTATCTCTATCTGATGAAAGAGGGGGAAATCCTTTACCAAGGGACTCCAAAGGAGACCATCACCCCAGAGTCATTGCAAACTGTATATGGAGTTCAAAGTCAGGTTACTTGGACCGAGGATCAGCAAGCTATGATTCACTATTTATAA
- a CDS encoding NAD(P)/FAD-dependent oxidoreductase, producing the protein MKKVAIIGAGIVGATAAYYLSKEADLEVTVFDHGQGQATKAAAGIISPWFSKRRNKAWYKMARLGADFYVDLLADLEKSGEEIDFYQRSGVFLLKKDESKLEELYELALQRREDSPLIGQLAILDQTSANEFFPGLQGFDRLLYASGGARVDGQLLVNRLLEASQVKLVKEKVSLTPLTSGYQIGEEVFDQVILATGAWLGDILEPLGYGVDVRPQKGQLRDYQISQDLESYPVVMPEGEWDLIPFAGGKLSLGATHENDMGFDLTVDETLLQQMEEAALPHYPALAEAKSSGERVGIRAYTSDFSPFFGKVPGLAGVYAASGLGSSGLTTGPIIGYHLAQLVQYKELTLDPVNYPIENYVKRVKSE; encoded by the coding sequence ATGAAAAAAGTTGCCATTATTGGAGCAGGGATTGTGGGGGCAACAGCTGCCTACTACCTCTCCAAAGAAGCAGATTTAGAGGTGACCGTTTTTGACCATGGACAAGGTCAGGCTACCAAGGCAGCAGCAGGAATTATCAGTCCTTGGTTTTCCAAACGCCGTAATAAAGCTTGGTACAAGATGGCACGCTTGGGGGCTGACTTTTATGTGGATTTGTTGGCTGATTTAGAAAAGTCAGGTGAAGAAATCGATTTTTACCAGCGTTCGGGAGTTTTTCTCCTGAAAAAGGATGAATCCAAGTTGGAAGAGCTCTATGAACTAGCCCTCCAGCGCAGAGAAGATTCTCCCTTAATAGGTCAGTTAGCCATTCTAGACCAAACATCAGCTAATGAGTTTTTCCCTGGTTTGCAGGGATTTGACCGCCTGCTCTATGCTTCTGGTGGGGCACGGGTGGATGGCCAGCTCTTAGTGAATCGTCTACTAGAAGCCAGTCAGGTCAAGCTGGTCAAAGAAAAAGTGAGTCTGACACCTTTAACATCAGGTTACCAGATTGGCGAAGAGGTATTTGATCAGGTTATTTTAGCGACGGGAGCTTGGTTAGGAGACATTTTGGAGCCTTTAGGATATGGGGTAGATGTTCGGCCCCAAAAGGGACAACTCCGAGACTATCAGATTTCTCAAGACCTAGAATCTTACCCTGTTGTCATGCCAGAAGGAGAGTGGGATTTAATTCCTTTTGCAGGCGGGAAATTGTCCTTAGGAGCTACTCATGAAAATGACATGGGATTTGACTTGACAGTGGATGAAACCTTGCTCCAACAAATGGAGGAAGCTGCCTTGCCTCACTACCCAGCCTTGGCAGAAGCAAAATCATCAGGTGAGCGTGTAGGAATCCGCGCCTATACCAGTGATTTCTCTCCTTTCTTTGGGAAAGTGCCAGGCTTAGCAGGCGTCTATGCAGCCAGTGGACTAGGTTCATCAGGCCTCACAACGGGTCCTATCATCGGTTACCATCTAGCTCAGCTGGTCCAATACAAGGAGTTGACCTTGGACCCAGTAAACTATCCAATTGAAAACTATGTCAAACGGGTAAAAAGCGAATAA
- a CDS encoding tRNA (adenine(22)-N(1))-methyltransferase → MISKRLEMVASFVPQGTILLDVGSDHAYLPIDLVERGQIEGAIAGEVVEGPYQSAVKNVEAHGLNEKIQVRLANGLAAFEEADQVSVITIAGMGGRLIATILQEGLEKLANVERLILQPNNREDDLRIWLQDHNFQIVAESILEEAGKFYEILVVEAGQMKLSASDVRFGPFLSKEVSPVFVQKWQKEAAKLEFALSQIPEKNMEERQVLVDKIQAIKEVLHASK, encoded by the coding sequence ATGATTTCAAAGAGATTAGAAATGGTAGCTTCCTTTGTACCTCAGGGGACCATTCTACTAGATGTGGGGAGCGACCATGCTTATCTGCCGATTGACTTGGTCGAGAGAGGACAAATCGAAGGAGCTATTGCAGGGGAGGTGGTGGAAGGTCCCTACCAGTCTGCGGTTAAAAATGTTGAGGCTCATGGCCTAAATGAGAAAATCCAAGTTCGTTTAGCCAATGGCTTGGCAGCCTTTGAAGAGGCAGACCAAGTATCGGTTATCACCATTGCTGGTATGGGTGGCCGTTTGATTGCTACCATATTGCAAGAAGGTTTGGAAAAACTCGCTAATGTAGAGCGTTTAATCCTCCAGCCCAATAATCGTGAAGATGACTTGCGTATCTGGTTGCAAGACCACAATTTTCAGATCGTAGCAGAAAGCATTCTAGAAGAAGCTGGTAAGTTCTATGAGATCTTGGTGGTGGAAGCGGGACAAATGAAGCTATCAGCCAGTGATGTTCGCTTTGGCCCCTTCTTGTCCAAAGAAGTTAGTCCGGTCTTTGTCCAAAAATGGCAAAAAGAAGCAGCTAAGCTAGAGTTTGCTCTTAGCCAAATCCCAGAAAAAAATATGGAGGAACGTCAAGTTTTAGTTGATAAAATTCAAGCCATTAAGGAGGTGCTCCATGCTAGCAAGTGA
- a CDS encoding alpha/beta hydrolase-fold protein, with protein MTLSINNEFDWEGIQVKISLPSTYDPNQTYPAILLNDGNLDFLSSLSEFVILVGLTSKNRLDDYTPWKASALRDGAQDFGGQANAYHGHLFGSLLEKLQALYRLDKNRLAYGGYSLGGLAAVYSLFSFDKISCIFSICGSFWYPDFTTYCRDEKVKNLDCLLYLQNGQTEGAHHTNRLAQAPVYAEQIHTSLQKRYPTGQFVFDSYGHHEQVAERFLAFSSWLAQKWKIA; from the coding sequence ATGACTTTATCAATAAATAATGAGTTTGATTGGGAAGGGATCCAAGTCAAGATCAGCCTTCCTTCGACCTATGATCCCAACCAAACCTATCCAGCGATTCTCTTGAATGATGGAAACTTGGATTTCCTATCATCCCTTTCAGAATTTGTGATTTTAGTGGGCTTGACCTCTAAAAATCGCCTAGACGACTACACTCCATGGAAGGCATCTGCTCTGAGAGATGGAGCTCAAGATTTTGGCGGTCAGGCAAATGCCTATCATGGTCATTTATTTGGTAGTCTTTTAGAAAAGTTGCAGGCACTTTATCGCCTGGACAAAAATCGCCTTGCCTATGGAGGTTACTCACTAGGCGGTTTGGCGGCTGTATACAGTCTTTTCAGCTTTGACAAGATCTCCTGTATCTTTTCTATCTGCGGTTCCTTTTGGTATCCTGATTTTACGACTTATTGCAGGGATGAAAAGGTGAAAAATTTGGACTGTTTACTGTATTTACAGAATGGTCAAACAGAAGGAGCCCATCATACCAATCGCTTGGCTCAAGCACCAGTCTATGCTGAGCAGATCCATACTAGTCTTCAGAAACGCTATCCGACCGGTCAGTTTGTCTTTGATTCTTACGGGCATCATGAGCAAGTAGCTGAGCGATTTCTAGCCTTTTCCAGCTGGTTGGCCCAAAAATGGAAAATTGCATAA
- a CDS encoding FecCD family ABC transporter permease: MLSKFSGSRRDLQFVLLLGVLLAVLGISLFLAVSMGSVAIDLGDTYRIILSRLGFPLEIGEVSKSTLAIVWNMRFPRVLLGLIVGAGLSMCGSVMQSTVNNPIAEPYVLGISAGATLGATLSIILGLKLVISLGAFLGAILATIAVLIIASMQGRMTTSSLILSGTVVNALFLAFSNFIISVGANADSVMTIKFWTMGSLAGTTWSDLVLPTIVVGMAFLFFSTQYRVFNAMMMGDEAALTLGIPLSFYWYLYVTMVAVLTAVLVATCGIIGFVGLITPHLARGLVGTNYRRLFPVATILGALFVVWADVLSRVIIPNAELPIGIFTALVGAPFFIYIVGGRRREVRA, translated from the coding sequence ATGCTTTCCAAATTTTCTGGAAGCCGACGGGACCTGCAATTTGTGTTACTTTTAGGTGTTTTGTTAGCTGTTTTAGGGATTTCGCTCTTTCTAGCTGTTTCTATGGGGTCTGTTGCGATTGATCTAGGAGATACCTATCGGATCATTTTGAGCAGATTGGGATTTCCTCTTGAGATAGGAGAGGTTTCTAAGTCAACTCTTGCCATTGTATGGAATATGAGGTTCCCCCGAGTATTGTTAGGCCTGATAGTAGGGGCTGGTCTTTCCATGTGTGGTAGCGTGATGCAGTCCACGGTAAACAACCCTATCGCTGAGCCCTATGTCTTAGGCATCTCTGCGGGTGCAACTCTAGGGGCAACTTTGAGCATCATTCTTGGTTTAAAATTGGTGATTAGCCTTGGAGCTTTCCTTGGAGCTATTTTGGCAACAATCGCTGTCCTCATCATTGCCTCTATGCAGGGAAGGATGACGACTTCTAGTCTGATCTTATCAGGAACGGTGGTCAATGCTCTCTTTCTGGCATTTTCCAACTTTATTATCTCAGTCGGCGCTAATGCGGACAGTGTGATGACCATTAAGTTTTGGACCATGGGCTCGCTTGCCGGGACTACCTGGTCTGACTTAGTCCTGCCAACTATAGTAGTAGGAATGGCCTTTCTATTTTTCTCTACTCAGTATCGTGTTTTCAATGCAATGATGATGGGAGATGAGGCTGCTTTAACGTTGGGGATTCCCTTAAGCTTCTATTGGTATCTTTATGTGACCATGGTGGCTGTGCTGACAGCAGTCTTAGTGGCAACCTGTGGGATTATTGGATTTGTTGGTCTCATTACTCCTCACTTAGCTCGAGGCTTAGTAGGAACGAATTACAGGAGACTTTTTCCTGTTGCGACCATACTGGGTGCCCTCTTTGTGGTCTGGGCAGATGTACTCTCTCGTGTCATCATTCCAAATGCTGAGCTGCCTATTGGTATTTTCACAGCCTTAGTAGGTGCTCCCTTCTTTATCTACATTGTTGGAGGTAGGCGAAGGGAGGTGAGGGCCTGA
- a CDS encoding TipC family immunity protein — translation MKKILGLVALFVIIISSCFYFFVRQPKNIFDEVYQETEKTYLGNNIFNQLKDVEVHKYEIYDKDMQGTGKYTPKVIYIDNYLPANYSETEIEFNFDSINKGMFIWFEWKVNSKFSLWYLSFYNIKSKTLEKELAILEEPRKAGEYLKDEEKVREYLKRYNISKEDLDKHYDEIVNQKVLKDWCSIYDSKYSPSNYGDVKVETQWENW, via the coding sequence ATGAAGAAAATCCTAGGCCTAGTAGCCTTATTCGTGATAATTATATCATCCTGTTTTTACTTTTTTGTGCGTCAACCTAAAAACATTTTTGATGAAGTCTACCAGGAGACAGAGAAAACATATCTTGGAAATAATATTTTTAACCAGTTGAAAGATGTTGAAGTACATAAGTATGAAATATATGATAAAGATATGCAGGGAACAGGAAAGTATACTCCCAAGGTAATTTACATTGATAATTATCTTCCTGCTAATTATTCCGAGACTGAAATAGAGTTTAATTTCGATAGTATAAATAAAGGAATGTTTATTTGGTTTGAATGGAAAGTAAATTCAAAGTTTTCTTTGTGGTATTTAAGTTTTTACAATATTAAGAGTAAGACTCTAGAGAAAGAACTTGCAATTTTAGAGGAGCCAAGAAAGGCTGGAGAGTATCTTAAAGATGAAGAAAAAGTAAGAGAATATTTAAAAAGATATAACATATCCAAAGAAGATTTAGACAAACATTACGACGAAATCGTCAACCAGAAAGTCTTGAAAGACTGGTGTTCGATTTATGACAGCAAGTATTCACCAAGCAACTATGGCGATGTCAAGGTTGAAACCCAGTGGGAGAATTGGTGA
- a CDS encoding lysophospholipid acyltransferase family protein, which produces MFYTYLRGLVMLILWSINGNAHYHNTNKIPSRDENYILVAPHRTWWDPVYMAFATKPKQFIFMAKKELFNNRIFGWWIRMCGAFPIDRENPSASAIKYPINVLKKSDRSLIMFPSGSRHSNDVKGGVALIAKMAKVRIMPVTYTGPMTLKGLVSRERVDMNFGNPIDISDIKKMNDEGIEMVADRIQAEFQRLDEETKQWHNDQKPNPLWWFVRIPALILAVLVGILTIIFTFIASFIWNPDKKRESLG; this is translated from the coding sequence ATGTTTTATACTTATTTGCGTGGACTAGTCATGCTGATCTTGTGGTCCATCAATGGCAATGCCCACTATCACAATACTAATAAAATCCCTAGCCGAGACGAAAACTATATCCTCGTCGCTCCTCATCGTACCTGGTGGGATCCTGTTTACATGGCCTTTGCGACCAAGCCAAAACAGTTCATCTTTATGGCAAAAAAAGAGCTTTTTAACAACCGCATCTTTGGCTGGTGGATCCGTATGTGTGGCGCCTTTCCTATCGATCGGGAAAATCCCAGCGCCTCTGCCATCAAGTACCCTATCAATGTCCTCAAAAAAAGCGATCGCTCTCTCATCATGTTTCCAAGTGGGAGCCGTCACTCAAACGATGTCAAGGGGGGAGTAGCCTTGATTGCCAAAATGGCCAAGGTCCGTATCATGCCTGTTACCTACACAGGTCCCATGACCTTGAAAGGCTTGGTTAGCCGTGAGCGCGTTGATATGAACTTTGGAAATCCTATCGATATCTCAGACATCAAGAAAATGAATGATGAAGGAATCGAAATGGTTGCAGACCGTATCCAAGCAGAATTCCAACGTTTGGACGAAGAAACCAAGCAGTGGCACAACGATCAAAAACCAAATCCACTCTGGTGGTTTGTCCGCATCCCTGCCCTCATCCTTGCAGTGCTTGTTGGTATCCTAACGATTATCTTTACCTTCATCGCAAGCTTTATCTGGAATCCAGATAAGAAGAGAGAGTCTCTTGGCTAA
- a CDS encoding cation-translocating P-type ATPase codes for MDKNKIMGLTQREVKDRQAQGLVNDFTASASTSTWQIFKRNVFTLFNALNFVIALALAFVQAWSNLVFFAVICFNAFSGIVTELRAKHMVDRLNLMTKEKVKTIREGQEVALDPEELVLGDVIRLSAGEQIPSDALVLEGFAEVNEAMLTGESDLVQKEVDALLLSGSFLASGAVLAQVHHVGADNYASKLMLEAKTVKPINSRIMKSLDKLAGFTGKIIIPFGLALLLEALMLKGLPLKSSVVNSSTALLGMLPKGIALLTITSLLTAVIKLGLKKVLVQEMYSVETLARVDMLCLDKTGTITQGKMQVEAVLPLTETYGDEAIASILTSYIAHSEDKNPTAQAIRQRFQGQVAYPMLSNLPFSSDRKWGAMELEGLGTVFLGAPEMLLDSEVPEAREALERGSRVLVLALSQEKLDHHKPQKPSDIQALALLEILDPIREGAAETLDYLRSQEVGLKIISGDNPVTVSSIAQKAGFADYRSYVDCSKITDEELITMTEETAIFGRVSPHQKKLIIQTLKKAGHTTAMTGDGVNDILALREADCSIVMAEGDPATRQIANLVLLNSDFNDVPEILFEGRRVVNNIAHIAPIFLIKTIYSFLLAVICIASVLLGRSEWILIFPFIPIQITMIDQFVEGFPPFVLTFERNIKPVEPNFLRRSMLRALPSALMVVFSVLFVKIFGASQGWSEIEISTLLYYLLGSIGFLSVFRACMPFTLWRVLLVIWSVGGFLATALFPTIQKLLEISTLTGQTLPVYGAMMLVFTVIFILTSRYQARK; via the coding sequence ATGGATAAAAATAAGATTATGGGATTAACCCAAAGAGAAGTCAAGGATAGGCAGGCTCAAGGTTTGGTCAATGACTTTACCGCTTCAGCCAGTACCAGTACTTGGCAAATCTTTAAACGAAATGTTTTTACACTTTTTAACGCATTAAACTTTGTTATTGCCCTAGCGCTGGCCTTTGTGCAAGCTTGGAGCAATCTGGTCTTCTTTGCCGTTATTTGCTTTAATGCTTTTTCTGGAATTGTGACAGAGCTACGGGCCAAACACATGGTGGACAGGCTCAATCTCATGACCAAGGAAAAGGTCAAAACCATCCGTGAGGGTCAAGAAGTTGCTCTCGATCCAGAAGAGTTGGTCCTAGGAGATGTCATTCGTTTGTCTGCGGGAGAGCAAATCCCTAGTGATGCTCTGGTTCTGGAAGGCTTCGCAGAAGTCAATGAAGCCATGTTGACGGGGGAGAGTGATTTGGTGCAAAAGGAAGTGGATGCTCTGCTTTTATCAGGGAGTTTCCTAGCCAGTGGCGCAGTTTTGGCTCAAGTCCACCATGTCGGAGCAGACAACTATGCTTCCAAACTCATGCTGGAAGCTAAGACAGTGAAACCGATTAACTCCCGTATCATGAAATCGCTGGACAAACTAGCTGGTTTTACTGGGAAGATTATCATTCCCTTTGGTTTAGCTCTCTTGTTAGAAGCCTTGATGTTAAAAGGTTTGCCCCTCAAGTCATCCGTTGTAAATTCATCGACAGCCCTTTTGGGAATGTTGCCCAAGGGAATTGCCCTTTTGACCATTACTTCGCTTTTGACAGCGGTGATCAAGCTGGGCTTGAAAAAGGTTTTAGTGCAGGAGATGTACTCTGTTGAGACCTTGGCGCGCGTGGATATGCTCTGTCTGGACAAGACGGGCACCATCACCCAAGGAAAGATGCAGGTGGAGGCTGTTCTTCCACTGACGGAAACTTATGGTGATGAGGCTATTGCCAGCATTCTGACCAGCTACATAGCTCATAGTGAGGATAAAAATCCAACAGCTCAAGCCATTCGCCAGCGTTTCCAAGGACAGGTAGCTTATCCCATGCTTTCCAATCTTCCTTTCTCTAGCGACCGCAAGTGGGGGGCTATGGAATTGGAAGGTCTAGGAACGGTTTTCTTAGGGGCGCCTGAGATGTTGTTGGACTCTGAAGTCCCTGAAGCCAGAGAGGCCTTGGAGAGAGGGTCACGAGTCTTGGTCTTAGCCCTCAGTCAGGAAAAACTAGACCATCACAAACCACAGAAACCATCTGATATTCAGGCTCTGGCCTTGCTGGAGATTTTGGACCCCATTCGAGAAGGAGCAGCTGAGACGCTAGACTATCTCCGTTCTCAGGAAGTGGGGCTCAAGATTATCTCTGGTGATAATCCAGTTACGGTTTCCAGCATTGCCCAGAAGGCAGGCTTTGCAGACTATCGCAGCTATGTAGATTGTTCAAAAATCACGGATGAGGAATTGATTACCATGACTGAAGAGACAGCTATTTTCGGACGTGTTTCCCCTCATCAAAAGAAACTCATCATCCAAACGCTGAAAAAAGCAGGGCATACAACGGCTATGACAGGGGACGGAGTCAATGATATCCTGGCCCTTCGTGAGGCGGATTGTTCTATCGTAATGGCGGAGGGAGATCCGGCGACTCGTCAAATTGCCAATCTAGTTCTCTTGAACTCAGACTTTAATGATGTTCCTGAGATTCTCTTTGAAGGTCGTCGCGTGGTTAATAACATCGCCCATATCGCACCGATTTTCTTGATTAAGACCATCTATTCATTCCTGTTAGCAGTTATCTGTATCGCCAGTGTTCTTTTGGGACGGTCTGAGTGGATCTTGATTTTCCCTTTCATTCCGATTCAAATTACCATGATCGACCAATTCGTGGAAGGTTTTCCACCATTCGTTCTGACTTTTGAGCGAAATATCAAACCTGTTGAACCAAACTTCCTCAGAAGATCCATGCTTCGTGCTCTACCAAGTGCACTCATGGTCGTGTTCAGCGTTCTCTTTGTGAAAATATTTGGAGCGAGTCAAGGTTGGTCTGAGATAGAAATATCAACTCTCCTCTATTATCTCTTGGGGTCAATTGGTTTCTTATCTGTATTTAGAGCCTGCATGCCATTCACCCTTTGGCGTGTACTCTTGGTTATTTGGTCAGTAGGAGGTTTCCTAGCCACAGCTCTTTTCCCAACGATTCAAAAACTGCTTGAAATTTCGACCTTAACAGGACAAACATTACCTGTTTATGGGGCCATGATGCTGGTCTTCACCGTAATTTTCATTCTGACCAGTCGTTACCAAGCCAGAAAATAA
- a CDS encoding Nif3-like dinuclear metal center hexameric protein yields the protein MLASEVINAYEAFCPQELSMEGDSRGLQIGTLDKDIQRVMVALDIREETVAEAIEKGVDLIIVKHAPIFRPIKDLVASRPQNQIYIDLIKHDIAVYVSHTNIDIVENGLNDWFCQMLGIEDTTYLQETGPERGIGRIGNIPTQTFGDFAQHVKHVFDLDSLRMVHYQESDLQKPISRVAICGGSGQSFYPDALAKGADVFITGDIYYHTAQDMLSDGLLALDPGHYIEVLFVEKIAALLTQWKEEKGWTIDILPSQASTNPFHHI from the coding sequence ATGCTAGCAAGTGAAGTTATTAACGCTTATGAAGCCTTTTGCCCTCAGGAATTGTCTATGGAGGGTGACAGTCGTGGTCTGCAAATTGGAACTCTAGACAAGGATATTCAAAGAGTCATGGTTGCCCTCGATATTCGTGAAGAGACGGTGGCAGAGGCCATTGAAAAGGGTGTGGACCTGATTATCGTCAAGCACGCGCCAATTTTTCGTCCGATCAAGGACTTGGTAGCTAGTCGTCCTCAAAATCAGATTTACATCGACCTCATCAAGCATGACATCGCAGTTTATGTCAGCCATACCAATATTGACATCGTTGAAAATGGCCTCAATGACTGGTTCTGCCAGATGCTAGGTATTGAGGATACGACTTATCTTCAGGAAACAGGTCCTGAACGTGGAATTGGTCGGATTGGAAATATTCCGACTCAGACTTTTGGGGATTTCGCCCAACATGTCAAACATGTTTTTGACCTAGATAGTCTTCGAATGGTGCATTATCAAGAGAGTGATTTGCAGAAGCCAATATCAAGAGTGGCTATCTGTGGTGGAAGTGGTCAATCCTTCTATCCTGATGCTTTGGCAAAAGGGGCGGATGTCTTTATTACTGGTGATATCTACTACCATACTGCCCAAGACATGCTGTCTGATGGCTTGTTGGCACTGGATCCAGGACATTATATCGAAGTGCTTTTTGTGGAAAAAATTGCAGCACTCCTTACTCAATGGAAGGAAGAAAAGGGCTGGACTATTGATATCTTGCCTAGTCAGGCATCTACCAATCCTTTCCACCATATCTAG
- a CDS encoding TipC family immunity protein: MKKLLGIIALMSLIIFICFYFFPKQPKNIFDEIYQETEKTYRTNNILRNIDGFKIRAGWPSDDPNISYTPFGKYKTLPKGYSDITIDLNFGKGIKGVSIRFERKTNSNITLWYSAHYNTQKKVLKKKLAIIEEPRKPGQFIDDEEKVREYLRKNNISKEDLEKDYDEIVNQKVLKDWCSIYDSKYSPSNYGDVKIETQWENW, translated from the coding sequence ATGAAGAAACTACTTGGTATAATAGCGTTAATGTCGTTAATCATATTCATCTGTTTTTATTTTTTTCCTAAACAACCTAAAAACATTTTTGATGAGATCTACCAGGAGACAGAGAAAACCTATCGTACAAATAATATTTTAAGAAACATAGATGGGTTTAAAATCAGGGCCGGTTGGCCAAGTGATGACCCAAATATATCCTATACTCCTTTTGGAAAGTATAAAACTCTACCCAAAGGCTATAGTGATATAACCATTGACCTTAATTTTGGAAAAGGTATAAAGGGGGTGTCGATTCGTTTTGAAAGGAAGACTAATTCGAATATTACCCTATGGTATTCGGCACACTATAATACGCAAAAGAAAGTACTCAAAAAGAAACTTGCCATCATTGAAGAGCCAAGGAAACCAGGTCAATTTATTGATGATGAAGAAAAAGTAAGAGAATATTTAAGAAAAAATAATATTTCCAAAGAAGATTTAGAGAAGGACTACGACGAAATCGTCAACCAGAAAGTCTTGAAAGACTGGTGCTCAATTTATGACAGCAAGTACTCGCCAAGCAACTATGGCGATGTCAAGATTGAAACCCAGTGGGAGAATTGGTGA